The DNA region CACCAGTTCTGAGAGAACCAAGTCCAAATGAAACTGCCGATTTCGTGGTTGCGTGAACTGGTCGCGGTGGATGGATCGCCGGAGGTGATCGCCGAAGCCCTCACGACGCGGGGCTTCTACGTGGTCGACTGGGCATGGACGCGTCCGCCGCTGCCGGGGCTGCTGGTCGCGCGTATCGACGCGATCCGTCCGCATCCCGGAGCCGATAGACTGCGGCTGGTGACCGTGGATCTGGGAGGGCGCTCCCTCGAAATCGTGTGCGGTGCGCCGGAGCTCGAACTCGGCTGGCTCGTGGCGCTGGCCCCGGTTGGCAGCGTGCTGCCGAGCGGCCTGCGCATTCGCGAATCGAAGATCCGAGGGGTGGTGAGCCCGGGAATGCTGTGCTCCGAGACCGAACTCGGACGCACCTCCGAGGGCGGCGGACTGTTCCGCGTTCCGACTTCCGGAGGTTCGGTGCCTTCGACGCCGGGCGCGGCGCTGGACTCGGTCTTGGGACCGTCCGACGCGGTGCTCGACGTGGAGACTCCATTCAACCGTCCGGACGGACTCGGCGTGATGGGCCTGGCCCGCGAAGTAAAAGCGGCCCTCGCTGGCTCGTGGCAGCCCGGCGCGGTCGATTTGATGTTGGCGGCTCCCGTGCCCGATCAGCGGTTCCCACTCCAAAATCTCGCCCCCGAGGCCTGCACCTCGATCTACGCCCAGGAGATCTCGGGAATTCGCGTCGGCCCCTCACCGGATTGGCTGGTCGCCCGCCTTGCGCTCATGGGCCAGCGCAGTGTCAACAACATCGTCGACATCACGAACTTCGTCCTGTTCGAACTCGGGCACCCGATGCATGCGTTCGACCTTAACAAGCTGGAGGGACGAGAGCTTCGCGTTCGCTGGGCGACACCCGGCGAGCGGATCACGACGCTCGATGGCACGGCCCGCACATTGTCCGAGCAGGTGCTGGTTCTCGCCGACGCTTCGAGAGCGCTCGACATCGCGGGTGTCATGGGCGGCCTCGACTGCGAAGTCAAAGCGAGCACGCGCACCATTCTGCTCACCTGTGCGCATTTCGACGCCAGATGCGTGCGCCGCAGCTCTCAGGCTCAGGGGCTCCGCACCGAGGCGGCGCGCCGCTACGAGCGCGGAGTCGATTCGGAGCTCGGACCACGAGCAGTCGCACGATTCGACGCGTTGCTCGCGCACGTTGCACCCGACGCGCGCATCGAGCGATCCGCGTTTCAGTCGACTCCACCGGTCGCGCGAGTGATGCGACTGCGTGCCTCTCGCTGCGAGCGCTTGATCGGCATTCCGCTGCAAAGTGAACGCTGTGCCGAATTGTTGGCGGGACTCGAGTTCGGGGTTCGCGAGTCTGCTGGCGAGCTCGACGTCACGATTCCTTCGTGGCGACCGGATTGCACGGTGGAGGCCGACCTCGTCGAGGAGGTGGCGCGAGCGAATGGCTACGATCGGATCCCCGAGAATCCGATTCGATCGAGCGGAGCCTACGCGAGACGATCGCCGGTCGAGCGTTGCGTGCGCGCCGCTCGCGACGCGATGGTCGCACTGGGGATCGACGAAGCGATCACTTCTTCACTCGTGTCGGAGGCCGAGAACGCACAATCCGCCGCACTGCTCGATCGTCAGGCGGCCCACTTGCGACTCCTCAATCCGATGTCGAAAGAAGGGGAGTGGCTGCGCGGAGACCTCGTGACCGGACTCCTGCGGGCCACGTCGCTGAACCTTCGGCAACGTGCGGGCGCCGTTCGACTGTTCGAAGTGGGGAGGGTGTTCGCCGACACATCGGGCCCGCTTCCGGTGGAGTCGCTTCAGATCGCGGCGGTGCTTTCGGGCAAACGACTCGCGCACACGCACGATCCCGCACCGGCGAGTCCAAAGGATGCATTCGATCCGTCGGGAGCCGTCGACTTTCTCGATGCGAAGGGAATGGCGCAGGCGTGGCTCGCCCGCATGCAGGCCGGTGAGTCCGGCTGGCATCCGCACGCTTCGAGATTTTGGAGAGGCGCCGGCGGTGCCCGAATCTCGCATGCGGGGAAGCCGATCGGCTGGCTGGGCGAATTGTCAGCGGCGTTCCTGAGCACCTGGGAGATCGATCAGCCGGTTTTTCTGTTCGTGGTCGAAATGGAATCGCTAATCCAGTCTTCTGTGGAGGTTCGTACCGCGACGCCGCTGCCCAGGTATCCGGCCGTTCACCGTGATGTCGCCTTCCATGTTCCGCATCAGGTACTCAGTGGCGAGGTGGAGCACAGTATTCTCGCCTCCGGAGGCGAGAGCCTGCGGTCCGTGGATCTGTTCGATCACTATCGCGGATCGTCATCGCCGGCCGGCACTCGAAGCCTCGCCTATCGGCTCGTGTTTCAGGATTTGACGCGGACACTGACCGAGTCCGAGATCTCCGAGCGACTAGAACGGATCGTGAAATCCGTCTCGACGCAGCATCAAGCGCAACTTCGCGATCGCACGTAGCAATTTTCAATCTGCCTAGATAGTGTGCTCGTTGCTTGCCCCGCCCGCGCCGATAGGCGCGTCTCAGGAGACCGTCGCATGGCCGCGAAACCTCCCGAAGCAAGTCCGGAAGACGCATTGTTGGCCGAGTCTCGAGGCTTCGAAGAACTCGCAAAGTTCCTCGAGATGCTCGACATTCTGATCGAGGCTGGCTGCGCCGCCTTCATCGTCTACCTCACGACGCTGCCTGAGGACCACCCACCCGATCGGTTGATCTTGATTCCGCCGGTCTTGCTGGTGACCAGCATCATCGTCAACTTGCTCAAGCGCGGGCCCCACGCTCATGCGCGCAAGCTTCGCGGTGCGCTCATGCGGAGAGCGGCGGACGCGAGGCATTCGCTGCCGGCCGCCGGGAAGACCTGGCTAAGCGGCCTCGCTCGCGCAATCGGAGCACGCTTGCCGGGAGGTGACTTTCTCCGCTTCATTCGTGCCGACGAAGCTCGAGCCACCACGAGCCCTCTCAAGTATGTCTACGGATACAGCTGTTATTTCTCGCTGCAGATTCAGCAGGCGACACTGAAGCAACTGCAGCTACTGACAGTGTTGATCGGCGGCGCGGCCCTCTGGTGCATCAGCTCGACCTTCGGTAGATGGGTCGCGAGGCCCGTTTCCGAACTTTCGATCGAAATACTTCTGACGTTTCTCGTGAGCTACGCTGGCTTCCGATTGCTGACCAAGACGCTCGCGTACGTGGACAACGTCGAGGAACTCGAATCCACTTTCGAACGACTCAAGGACGCAACTTCGACGGACCCGATCGAGATTCGTGATCTGGCCATGAAGTACGACCAGATTCGTCTCCATGGTCCGCCTTCACCGACGCTCGCTTACATGTCGAAGCGGGACGAGATGGAGCGTCAGTGGGACGTCATCGCCAAGACGGCGTTCGCCGCTGCGCAGACGGGGGCGAAATAGCCATGGGGGCGAAGCAGGTCGTCCACTCCGTCAAGCTGCTCGAAGACGCCTGGAAGAGTTCCCGTCTGGAAACTCTGGTCAGCAGTGATCCATTCACGGCACGCCGTGTGGCCTCCACCGAGACGGTTTCGATCGCCTATCGGCGCCTGCTCGCACGTCTCAATCGCCGTTTCGACGCGCATGCCTCGGGACTGTTCTTCTTTCGCAATCTAGCTTTCGACTTCATCGTCCACGAGGGCTACCCGATCGACGACGATGTGATTCGCGATTGGCGCGTGACGGAGTCAGAAGGAATCGTTGGAACAGTCGCGCGGACGCACGCGCCGTTCTTCGGTCGTGTGAGCCGACGCCGCAAGGACTATCGCAAACTCCACCCGGACACGAGATACCAGGTCACGGTTCCGATATTCGAGCCCCGCAGTCGGCAGCTGCTCGCGGTGCTGAATCTGGAATTTGCGAACCGGCCACCGCACATTACTCGCTCGCTTCTCAGCCCGGAATTCGGAATCGCGTTAGGATCACGACTTGTCGGGCTCCTGCGGCGGCTTCAACATCATCGCCTCGCGTATTCCGCCCGACAATTGAAAGACAGTGGAACCGCGTTGGGGAACGACGCGCGATTGCGTCGCATTGCCAAAGCGCTCCATGCGTTGTTGCATCGAGACGCGGAGGTGGCGATCCTGCTTCGGCGCGGCATTTCGCTTCAGTTGCGCGCCGCGGCCACGGCGGGGCTCAATTCGAAGCAGATTCGCGACAATGCTGCCGGACTTCAAATCGACCTCGCGGAGCGTCGTTCCGGGATCGTGTTGAAGGTTGCGCGCACGGGAAGAGAGATCTACTCGCCAAACGTCACGACGAGCGAGGACTACCGTCCGGTTAAGCTCTCCACCCGAAGCCAGTTCACGGTACCGCTCGTCAGCGGCGGGCGGTTGGTGGGTGTTCTGCTCTTGGGATCACCGATCCCGTACGGCATTCCGAAGCTCTTGCGCCCGCTCATCCTTGTCTATGCTGCACTCGCGGCCCAGATGATCGACGGAATCATGGCGTCCGAGACGGCCGTAGATCAGGAAAGGCTGGATGCGATCGGCCTGCGACTGGCTGAACGCCGACTCGACGAGATCTCTCGTACCGGTCGGCTCGCACCGGGGGATGTTCACCTCTTGACCGAGGTGATCACGCGGTCCCGGCGACAGCTCGAGCGACGTGTGGCACTCCTCGACCCCGTGTCATCGGGTTTGCACATGCGCGTCCGCGATGCACTCATTCATACGAGCGCCCGACGGGATGGCGCGCCCGCAAAGGGATCCCTGGCGCGAAACCACTTCGAGGAACTGGCGAGCTCGCTCCTCAAGGTGGGACGAAATGCGCAGATCGGACTTCCGCCGCGTCATCTCAGAACCGTGCTACTGAGCATGGTCGGCATCGCGCACGCGTCCGCAGGTCCCGAGCGACTACGAGCCATCCAGATCCGATGCGATCGGACGGAGGGGTCGAAGCAGGAACGGTTTCTCAAGTTGACGGTCGCAGTTCCCGATCAGTCCGCGGAAATCCTCGACTTCCTGCCTCCCGAGACCCGCAGCTTCACGCGCGAGACGGTCCTATTCGACTCCAACGCGCTCGACGAGCTCTGCTCCCGGTACTCCTGTTTTCTTGGCAACCGGCCGCGACTCCTTCCATTGGGTGGCTATGAGCTCGTGTTCCTGCTTCGGATCGTTCGATGAGTGCCGCCCAGCCGCTGAGACCGCGCGTCCTCTTGTGCTCGAGTCGCACCGCCAGTTGGAACTCTTTGGACCCGGAACTCACCGAGACGCTTCGCGTCGGGATGGAGCGGCGGGCCG from Candidatus Eisenbacteria bacterium includes:
- a CDS encoding phenylalanine--tRNA ligase subunit beta, giving the protein MKLPISWLRELVAVDGSPEVIAEALTTRGFYVVDWAWTRPPLPGLLVARIDAIRPHPGADRLRLVTVDLGGRSLEIVCGAPELELGWLVALAPVGSVLPSGLRIRESKIRGVVSPGMLCSETELGRTSEGGGLFRVPTSGGSVPSTPGAALDSVLGPSDAVLDVETPFNRPDGLGVMGLAREVKAALAGSWQPGAVDLMLAAPVPDQRFPLQNLAPEACTSIYAQEISGIRVGPSPDWLVARLALMGQRSVNNIVDITNFVLFELGHPMHAFDLNKLEGRELRVRWATPGERITTLDGTARTLSEQVLVLADASRALDIAGVMGGLDCEVKASTRTILLTCAHFDARCVRRSSQAQGLRTEAARRYERGVDSELGPRAVARFDALLAHVAPDARIERSAFQSTPPVARVMRLRASRCERLIGIPLQSERCAELLAGLEFGVRESAGELDVTIPSWRPDCTVEADLVEEVARANGYDRIPENPIRSSGAYARRSPVERCVRAARDAMVALGIDEAITSSLVSEAENAQSAALLDRQAAHLRLLNPMSKEGEWLRGDLVTGLLRATSLNLRQRAGAVRLFEVGRVFADTSGPLPVESLQIAAVLSGKRLAHTHDPAPASPKDAFDPSGAVDFLDAKGMAQAWLARMQAGESGWHPHASRFWRGAGGARISHAGKPIGWLGELSAAFLSTWEIDQPVFLFVVEMESLIQSSVEVRTATPLPRYPAVHRDVAFHVPHQVLSGEVEHSILASGGESLRSVDLFDHYRGSSSPAGTRSLAYRLVFQDLTRTLTESEISERLERIVKSVSTQHQAQLRDRT
- a CDS encoding GAF domain-containing protein, coding for MGAKQVVHSVKLLEDAWKSSRLETLVSSDPFTARRVASTETVSIAYRRLLARLNRRFDAHASGLFFFRNLAFDFIVHEGYPIDDDVIRDWRVTESEGIVGTVARTHAPFFGRVSRRRKDYRKLHPDTRYQVTVPIFEPRSRQLLAVLNLEFANRPPHITRSLLSPEFGIALGSRLVGLLRRLQHHRLAYSARQLKDSGTALGNDARLRRIAKALHALLHRDAEVAILLRRGISLQLRAAATAGLNSKQIRDNAAGLQIDLAERRSGIVLKVARTGREIYSPNVTTSEDYRPVKLSTRSQFTVPLVSGGRLVGVLLLGSPIPYGIPKLLRPLILVYAALAAQMIDGIMASETAVDQERLDAIGLRLAERRLDEISRTGRLAPGDVHLLTEVITRSRRQLERRVALLDPVSSGLHMRVRDALIHTSARRDGAPAKGSLARNHFEELASSLLKVGRNAQIGLPPRHLRTVLLSMVGIAHASAGPERLRAIQIRCDRTEGSKQERFLKLTVAVPDQSAEILDFLPPETRSFTRETVLFDSNALDELCSRYSCFLGNRPRLLPLGGYELVFLLRIVR